Proteins encoded by one window of Cannabis sativa cultivar Pink pepper isolate KNU-18-1 chromosome 4, ASM2916894v1, whole genome shotgun sequence:
- the LOC115713811 gene encoding zinc finger A20 and AN1 domain-containing stress-associated protein 1-like, producing MDDVWTFCVRGCGFYGRTDNGNMCSKCFKDFILEEIICESLSNIHLSSNTTSIIAPISTTDENDAITNSLCDQFKSLKVTTNRCKYCNKKVGLTGFTCRCGNLYCGCHRLPETHACTYDFKGAARQNFELTLICGDKLGRDF from the coding sequence ATGGACGATGTATGGACTTTTTGTGTTAGAGGGTGTGGATTTTATGGAAGGACTGATAATGGAAACATGTGTTCTAAGTGCTTTAAAGACTTTATTTTGGAAGAAATAATATGTGAATCTCTATCTAACATTCACTTGAGTAGTAATACTACTAGTATTATTGCTCCGATTTCTACTACTGATGAGAATGATGCTATTACTAATTCTCTTTGCGATCAATTTAAGAGTTTAAAAGTTACAACAAATAGATGCAAATATTGCAATAAGAAAGTTGGATTAACGGGGTTTACATGTCGTTGTGGAAATCTCTACTGCGGTTGTCATCGCTTGCCTGAAACACATGCTTGTACTTATGATTTCAAGGGTGCTGCTCGACAAAACTTCGAATTGACTCTCATTTGTGGTGATAAATTAGGAAGAGACTTTTAA